DNA sequence from the Antennarius striatus isolate MH-2024 chromosome 3, ASM4005453v1, whole genome shotgun sequence genome:
ACTGTTTAACattacaatcaatcaatcggtCACAGCCCTCTAACAACAGTCGACTTGAGGTTCGaatctcattttttatttgttgattgAGAGTCAGACAAATGTTTTTCctcacaaagacagaaatgatgcagaaagaaaaagatttaaatgtctttatagATATAACAATGCTCATAGTGAACTGTTCTAACATGTAAATGAGTGTTAAACCTTTAGTGGAGTTTATTGGACAGTTTGATTGTTAGCAAACTGCAGTTAGCAGGTTGGACTGCCGGTCCCCAAACTCAGTGTTAAAGTTTTAAGCACAAGACATAATATAAATGTTCATATCTTAAAGCTTTAagatttttttccattactTTAGCTTCTATTTAGACATTGTCCCTCTGACAAAGCAGCGAGGACTGTGATTGTTGGTTGGTTGTAAAATCACATTTCCCTTTTTGTCCACTAGGTGTTGCTGTATGACTGGAAACCAGTTCATCCTTCTCCATCCTGCTCCTTCCAGACCATTTTGTTTTGCATACAAAATCCAGTATTTCTATTTGTGTGGCTCCAAAACATTGGAGAATAACTGTTAATGACCGACATCATCCAGTTTCCCTTCAGAGGATCTCTATCCCTAATCCCGACAGATTATGAGAGGAGGGAACAGAATGGAGAACAAAAGTTCTGCAAATGAGAGTGAAATCATTAAGAATGCAGCACTGCTAACATTAAGCAATGTGAGATAAAGGGTACTTCAGAGTAAAGTATAAGATTAGACTCTTAATGCTGGACGCTTGCAGACATCAGTGAGTCCAATCAAAGTTCTCCCTGAACCTCGACTGTGAAGAAAATTCTCCTCAGTAACAAATACAAGTTTAGTAAATAAAGATCTGAATTTAAGATTCAACACTAAATGAGAACGCAAACTGTGTGTGGTTTATCTGGGTCTCCTACCGCTTTGGTCAAAGTTTTTTGAAATCTGACTTGAGGTTGTCAAAGTCTGATTTCATGTAGTTGTAGCAGAAAATCAGGGTAGccgtgtgtttctgtctctaTTCCTGCTGGCTGTATGGTATCAGCGTGTTGTAGTCGTGCCGTCATGAGCATGAGTCAAACATCAACAGTTTATCATTTTAATACAAACTTGTATGAGGTGTGTGAAAAGTATTTTGTATTACTGCTGTTTTTCAGTACAAAATAAACTGGTGATTTTGCTGATGTGGCTTCTTTGTGCCTGTTCATGGATCCAACTGATCCCATCAGAGACAAATGGATCAGTTGAAAGTTAGATATAGGTTGGTAAATAGCTTTGTAAGTGtttatgatatatatatatatatgtatataaatatattaatatatatatatatatattaatatatatatacatataaatatatatatatgtatattaatataaatCACAAAACGACAATAAAATACGGTTGGATGTACGTTGGTTTttgagacttttattttgacacaaacCGGAAACACACGTTGTTTATCCCGTAGCACTTCCGTGTTTTTCTTAGCTGCAGTTCTGGTGAAGTTATTTCGATTTTCTTTCGTGTTTCTTTGCTTTAATTTAGTAGTTATGTCAAGCCGAAACACACAGTTTTATATTTGCAAGTGTTTcacaactgaaaacattttcctggAGGAATACAAGCTCCATGTCAGCTTTGTGTCGGAGCAGCAGTTCCGGCGGGACTACGGAGCCGTGAGTAGAACcgaaccagcagcagcaggtccgGAGCGACATTGCGGGTTCTGACCTGCTGTCCactggcgtgtgtgtgtgtgtgtgtgtgtgtgtgtgtgtgtgtgtgtgtgtgtgtgtgtgtgtgtgtgtgtgtgtgtgtgtgtgtgtgtgtgtgtgtgtcctgttacCTGTGGTTCCGCAGCTGCTCCGGAGTCTCGGCTGTGTGACGGAGCATCAGTTCGAAGAAGTGCTCAAAGAGGTGACAACTTTCAGTTTTTGGGTGTGTTTCTCTATGACTGCTGTGAATGAAGGCAGAGTTTATGGGTTTAGACCACATCCACCacactcaaggcccgggggccaaatgtggcccacgagagcatgaAAAGTcagtgtccaaaaataaataggtcaaaagtgtgctttgaccaaaaactacatttcccacaatgcactaattGAGCCCTTTTTAGCTCTGACAAAAgattttttggagaaaaaaaaaggaatgtcctaacttgtgtttgatgttatttttctttaatctcTTGGATAgcttgatccttgattgataacagagaaacagaaaaacacattttgttctgtGAAACTgttatgtttgtaacttgaattagtaataaattcagagttatttaacattaaggagtggttacatttattttacattacattgatttacatctggtcctttgattACAGTCattgtgctgatgtggcccctggtgaaaatgagtttgatacCCCTGGTTTAGACTATCACAGCGAGACATTTGAAGTGGACCTGAACTAATCACCTGGACATGGTCAATATTATCATTACTGTAGACTGTTGGCGTTTCATGTGTGTTAATTTCACTACAGAGGCATTGTTGGTCCATTTAGAAACCAGTCATCATGACACAAGCAGATGTGTCCTGTTTTGTGCTGTAGATCCAGCATTCATTTAACGTTTGAACTCAGAACCACCTGCAAGTCAACCAGACTCAGTCCTGCAGCCAAACTTGAACATGATGGTCAGGATTTTATAGAAACACCATGTAGTAAACACTCCCTACTAAAACCAGCCATTGAcataaatctgatttttttcatttagttcTGTGTTATCTCCTCACCAATGGAATAAAGCGTTCAAAAGCCATTTAGAAGAGTGTTATTAGACGTGTGGTGTGTTCTGGCTTGAGAATCATTCTTAAGGCAAGACCAGAAGGCCTTTGATCATGAGGTGACTCTCCTAGGCCTACTTGTCTACAGCAGGTCAACTGTGTGGCTCTGGATTAGATTTCTCAGGAGGTGGGCAGGCGACAGTGTCTCGGTGTGACATCTGCTGAGAGAGCTGCTGCTATAAAGGAGGAATACCAGCCTCTTCATCCTCACGTCTACCAACTGCAGGTATGTCCTGCGTCAGACATCAACCTTAGATGATTTCGttgatgtcactgatgatgtcagtCCTGCCTCGTGAAGACACTGCACACCTCCTCTCCTCAGGAATCCTACCTGGCACCAAAGTTCCTGCAGATGGTGGAATCCTGTGGTAGCAAGGACTCCAGTGAAGGTCTGACCGACCTGATAGAGGAAGAAgcaggtaggtgtgtgtgtgtgtgtgtgtgtgtgtgtgtgtgtgtgtgtatgagagagagtAAAAGAGttgttcaatatttttcaatAGTCTGATGTTGCaggttaaatttaatttatttcccaTCTTATTTCTGGTCAGTAGATTCAGTTAAATTTAGTCTCTTTCAGCTTTGTTCTGAAAAACTAATTCCACTAAAGCTGGTATGTTATGCTACGCTGTAGCTGTCTTTTTCATGTGTAATATTTTATTGGACTGCAGTTCCAGACTTTGACTCTTAATATATtgatgtgtgtaaatgtttctCTTTCCCGTCTTTTTGCTGAAGCAGCTCGGGTGTATCGCTTCCCCATGTTTGAGAAAAGTTTCTGCGTGGATttggtggaggagctggaacaCTTTGAGCGGTCGTCCACCCCAAAAGGAAGACCCAACAGCATGAACCATTACGGGGTAATGTGTCCACTGGTGGAGTGTCAGCTGTAAAGATATTCAGGGTTTGTTTGATCAGGGTTCAGGAGCTGAAACTTTAAATCAGGATCGAAAACACAGAAGCGCTCTTGACTTTTTGTGGCTGTGAGAACGTTGGAGAATTAAATCTGTTCTACCTGATCTTTCCTGCTGTTATTCATGACAGTCTTCACTCTGATCCAGATCCTCCTTGATGAGCTGGGCTTTGACAAGGGCTTGATCACGCCCCTCCGTGAGCGTTATCTGCATCCGCTCACCTCCGTTCTGTACCCAGACTGCGGGGGGCGCTGTCTTGACAGCCACAAGGCCTTCATTGTCAAGTATGACATGAAGGAAGACCTGGACCTGAGCTACCACTACGACAATGCAGAGGTCACCCTGAACGTCTCGCTGGGGAAGGACTTCACTGACGGCAACCTTTACTTTGGAGACATGAAACAGGTGAACGTTTGATGGAACGTGTTCCTGATAGAGcggttgctgctgctgcagctgccacACGCCATCCTGCAGGTGGAAACATGGTCCTTTTTGGAAGAGTTTAAACAATATcattacaaatacacacattaagCTGCTAAATAAGTGATGAATTTGTGTGACCATCAGAATTTTGTAAATCTTTGCTACAGTGTATTAATAAAGCATTCAGAATGTACTATAATGCATTCATAATGCTTTATGACTACACTCTTTTCTAATGCAATTTATCAATAGTTATGACAGATTATAGATTAAATGTATTGAACAATGATGAGTTATAATCTATAAATTGCCTGGTGGGCCTCTTAAGACATTATGTCTTACATGTGTGACTCTATGTGTCTTTacaggataagaaatttctaattttagcaatgttttttAGAAGGCCTCTCCGAGACACAGACTTAATATGAGTTataggacagatcttgatcaaaaatcactcccaagtggAGGATAAAGCAGTGTTATCTAAGTGAATTACAGTATTAGAAAAAGGATCTCTAAGATGCTTTGGCCCAATAATAAAAACtgcagttttgttactgttcagcATTCaagatttaatatccctgaggcaagTCTTTCATTTAGTTGATCAGATTTGTTCGTTTTAATTGACAAATATAATTGAGTGTTGTCTGCATAacagtgaaaattaatgttttcttataatatttcccaatggtaacatgTGTAGATTGAACAGtattggccccagaacagatccttgacgTAATCCACAGGTAAGAGTCTCTTGATCTGAGGATTTATTATTAACAAGGAGAGACTGAAATCGGTCGGATAGTTACGACCTAAACCAGTTtaatgctgagtttttaattcCCACTTCATCTTCTAATCTCCTGAGAAGAATATTATGATCATCAGTATCGAATGGTGCACTCGGGtctaataaaactaaaacagatTGAAGCCCTTTCTCAGACACTATTAAAAGGTCATTTTTACTTTTAGCAGTGcagtttgttctaaaacctaactgaaaatcctctaacaAATGATTCTCCAACAGGTTGTCATTTAGCTGTCTGGCAGGAATGGCAGGTTGGAGATCTGCCTATAGTTTGAGAGGAGGCAAATATTATGGCAAATAACGTATTTTTAAGGAATGGTCAATTATTGACAGTagggtttatttattaatgataatacCTCTTTAAGAAGCGTAGTTGGAATTTTGTCTAGTAGACT
Encoded proteins:
- the ogfod2 gene encoding 2-oxoglutarate and iron-dependent oxygenase domain-containing protein 2 isoform X2, whose translation is MSSRNTQFYICKCFTTENIFLEEYKLHVSFVSEQQFRRDYGALLRSLGCVTEHQFEEVLKEISQEVGRRQCLGVTSAERAAAIKEEYQPLHPHVYQLQESYLAPKFLQMVESCGSKDSSEGLTDLIEEEAARVYRFPMFEKSFCVDLVEELEHFERSSTPKGRPNSMNHYGILLDELGFDKGLITPLRERYLHPLTSVLYPDCGGRCLDSHKAFIVKYDMKEDLDLSYHYDNAEVTLNVSLGKDFTDGNLYFGDMKQVPLNETECSEVEHRVTEGLLHRGQQMHGALPISSGQRWNLIIWMRASQERNQLCPMCSRRPTLVEGVGFADGFTKETHTPANTCVLT
- the ogfod2 gene encoding 2-oxoglutarate and iron-dependent oxygenase domain-containing protein 2 isoform X1 codes for the protein MSSRNTQFYICKCFTTENIFLEEYKLHVSFVSEQQFRRDYGALLRSLGCVTEHQFEEVLKEISQEVGRRQCLGVTSAERAAAIKEEYQPLHPHVYQLQESYLAPKFLQMVESCGSKDSSEGLTDLIEEEAAARVYRFPMFEKSFCVDLVEELEHFERSSTPKGRPNSMNHYGILLDELGFDKGLITPLRERYLHPLTSVLYPDCGGRCLDSHKAFIVKYDMKEDLDLSYHYDNAEVTLNVSLGKDFTDGNLYFGDMKQVPLNETECSEVEHRVTEGLLHRGQQMHGALPISSGQRWNLIIWMRASQERNQLCPMCSRRPTLVEGVGFADGFTKETHTPANTCVLT